The genomic DNA CAATGTTACCCACATCTTTGCGATCACGTAGTCTACTATGTGAACATGTTTTGGACACTGTGAGCAAATTGTATGACACTGTGTTGTTATTTTTTCAAGCAGAAGAACATTTATTAGAATCATGATATCAAGTATATGTAGAGGCTAAACATTAATGAACAAAAGGTAGATCCATGAGGAACACCTATTTTAAAATACTAGACTGTCAATctgaaaatatcataaattgaCACACGTACATGGTAATATGATATTCCAACAATAAGTCCATTTCCATGTTCATTTCCAAATTGATTTTATCGCGAGGTACTTCACACCGATGCCCAAAGGTACCAGCTCTTTGGTGTATGCTATCATTGCATCATCAATGAcccaaaaactttaaaattggAACGAATATATATACTTAACGTCTTTCTATATCTAATAAAGAAACAAATTCGTATGGTTTAAAAGGCCCTACTTGATGTTGTTTGACTGAGTGATGGAAATTTAATTACTAAAAGGTGCAAGTTTTCGCCTTTTAATGTGCGTAATACTTGACATTATCTCTGAACTCCATAGTGTGCTTATAGTAGGCCTATCgcttattgaattgaatatgaattgaattttattaccaaatatcaccgtcaggtacaattacaaggaatagcacatcacatataaacaaaacatttggtaattggagctaacataatagcaagatgctaatcgaggttagctccaatgtcattatcatagtttaaacaataattttaacTAAATCCAATAATGTTCATAAAATTCAGTACTAATTCTACTAAATTGCACCCTTAAAGGTGAACAAATTATAAGCATGATTGCACTCACATTATGTTCCACGTCGTGAACACACTTATAGGGACACTGTTTATTTCCTGAGTAGTCACATCAACAAAACGGACCTCAGACCCATGAGAGCTATTACCCTACTGGAAATAAAGTGTACCACGATATgtgtcacagtgtgttcacactgcGAAATCAAATTCATACTGTTAAATTTGAGTGGTTTAACAATGTGAATCGCATAGGCATGTTCACATAGTCGACtatgtgaacagtcacactgttaTGTCTTCACGCTGCATGtcgaatttgagcattttatcAGTGTGAAAAATATTCTCACATCGTCCACtgtgtaaacacactgtgaacacactgtgtggCACTTTGTTATTTCCAGTACTGAGGGTACTTCCAATGAAATCTATCGATAGGTAATTTGGAGTTGGTTTGGTTGGCGTGACTGCAACATAGCAAACTCCTAAATATTAGGTTGGCTATGACGCGACTGGACAAATATAAGAGAGGAAGTTGTTCATAAGATTGACGACTACTTTGTGGTCCGGATGAACATTGTCTTTGAAGTTCTGAGCAATGGTCATATCCCAAGAGTCGATGAAAGCCAACTCGGGGGAATCCTTTAAGAGCGCCCTCATCGTTTGGTCCAACGTCCTGATATACCACTCACTGTTCTGCAACACATGAAATGTGGTTTGATGCTCACGGGTGTTTGCGCTTTTAAAGATCACCAGTGTCTTAGGACTTCTCCTGTGAAGCCTCTGAACTGCTGCTTTAATATCCCTCATTCTTTCTTCATACATCTCCAAAGGAAAAGTCGTATAATGTGTTCCAACACAAATCAATATGACTGTTCTTGAATCTACAGTGAGAACATCTAATTCGTTGATAATATAGTTGATGGTATCTTTGCGAAGGAAAAACGACGGACGGGCAGGGAGAccatgaaatttgaaatgaatggaaatattAAATATGTTACTTGTAGAATGCAGAGGTCCAGCAATAGATTGACTTTTATCCTTTGGCGGCTCCGCTACAATTTCAGGTTTATATCTACTTGCAAGCTCAATGTATAGTTGCCTGGAAGTGGAGTCACCAAAAATATGAACTGCTCTGTTCTGCAGACATTGTAGGACGTCGGGCATGGTAAACCGACGGAATTTACATTGATCCGAGAACCAGATGTCTTTGGCGTAGAAGCCCGAAGGAGTAGGGTTCTGTAGATGTTGTCCTGGTTTACAAGATGGTAAGGAATCTTGATAGGCAAACACACTATTCCTCCAACCTGTAGaatttaagaaggaaaatgaaagatgaaaagTCTCCGTCGCTCTCCTTCATGCCATAATAATGGAATAGTCCGGACAATCCTCTTCATTTTCCaaactgaatttaaaaaaatcaaatatctaCTTAATTATCTTCCAACCTCCCTCGGAT from Lytechinus variegatus isolate NC3 chromosome 8, Lvar_3.0, whole genome shotgun sequence includes the following:
- the LOC121420168 gene encoding NXPE family member 3-like isoform X2, which gives rise to MDINNDSKSYGGDYFRVKLYTPETKSSWSIDVTNDLGNGSYIADVTLRWPGKVRVIVTLVHPSEAVEILQRTRVVEPGKTIFTGRYSRNLSSGSEIFEDTMCIPKIINNRPLCNFTDGRTGYPWFCVAPSKQNLSCDDWKRYATDNKLSQKFTMNAVSKEEEKIFKVYKLPITNPPPPLDVKGDINSWRNSVFAYQDSLPSCKPGQHLQNPTPSGFYAKDIWFSDQCKFRRFTMPDVLQCLQNRAVHIFGDSTSRQLYIELASRYKPEIVAEPPKDKSQSIAGPLHSTSNIFNISIHFKFHGLPARPSFFLRKDTINYIINELDVLTVDSRTVILICVGTHYTTFPLEMYEERMRDIKAAVQRLHRRSPKTLVIFKSANTREHQTTFHVLQNSEWYIRTLDQTMRALLKDSPELAFIDSWDMTIAQNFKDNVHPDHKVVVNLMNNFLSYICPVAS